A window of the Hordeum vulgare subsp. vulgare chromosome 5H, MorexV3_pseudomolecules_assembly, whole genome shotgun sequence genome harbors these coding sequences:
- the LOC123398156 gene encoding senescence-induced receptor-like serine/threonine-protein kinase yields MDLLTFKFGSFLGPPLLHCYLPNMSSANWRSFAGRAGEGFINIDCGLPGGSSYLDNKIGLNYTSDDGYINTGENHNISAEYNAHELLTSSLNLRSFPGGGRNCYTLSRATAGHKYLVRAIFMHGNYDGKERDLVRSPLVFDVYMGLHFWDRISVSSSTMNYVAEAIIVAEASSVSVCLIDIGRGTPFVSSMEMRKMKSSLYPAAMYNQSIALQERHSLGASSLIRYPDDPYDRLWWPSQGTSGWLNLSTTSEIKRYSTDPFEVPVRVLQTAVTSPTTSTPLNLSWEVPSGWPATILPGYYLNIYYTDFQEQQLRAFDVYYNGFLWVPDNVSITPAYLFSDYSNATAPFTDNSGFYNVRIIATNTSVLPPMLNAYEIYYLIQHDDTATDTQDVQAMMNIKTEYQVKKNWMGDPCLPEKYTWIGLTCKSDGVTSRVKTLDMSNSDLQGVISEQFSLLKSLEYLNLSFNNLYGAVPDSLTNLSSLRVLDLSGNHLDSPFPEALCMAGSLTLRYDAMNGHPCNGKSPEKKSILLKVVVAVLVVIVALLACTLTVFCFCRKQDTVPNVLLGCANLQCPKSHEVGCNNVHTSDRREFTYAELVAITNNFSTCIGEGGYGPVFHGELKDGTQVAVKLHSPTSATAKGMEEFSAEVGSLTTVHHRYLVLLVGYCTEKDHLSLIYEYMPNGSLYDNLRGRNTFIQTLGWRDRAQIALEAAQGLDYLHTGCVLPIIHRDLKSHNILLGHDMIAKISDFGLSKSYINLAQSHISVTAAGTLGYIDPEYCVSGRLTTSSDVFSFGVVLLEIVTGEPPILPTHVHIVQRVKEKVIMGNIETIVDPRLHRQYDFSSIWKVVDIALLCTREASSERPTMSMVVSHLKDALALEEARATESNIRQVGSNADLSISWVASGR; encoded by the exons ATGGATCTGCTCACTTTTAAATTTGGTTCATTTCTTGGGCCACCCCTGTTACATTGCTATTTACCTAACATGTCGAGTGCAAATTGGCGCTCGTTCGCTGGTCGTGCAGGTGAAGGATTCATCAACATAGATTGTGGGCTTCCAGGTGGATCCAGCTACCTGGACAACAAAATAGGTCTCAACTATACTTCGGACGATGGATACATAAACACAGGAGAGAACCACAACATCTCTGCAGAATACAATGCACATGAACTGCTCACGTCAAGTTTGAACCTTAGAAGCTTCCCGGGTGGAGGCCGGAACTGCTACACCTTGTCTCGTGCCACAGCTGGCCACAAGTACCTCGTTAGGGCAATATTCATGCACGGAAACTATGATGGCAAGGAACGTGATCTTGTCAGGTCGCCGCTGGTGTTTGATGTCTACATGGGGCTCCATTTCTGGGACCGGATCAGCGTTAGCAGCTCGACTATGAATTACGTTGCTGAGGCCATCATTGTAGCTGAGGCGAGCTCAGTATCAGTTTGCTTAATAGATATTGGCAGAGGGACTCCCTTCGTGTCATCAATGGagatgaggaagatgaagagctcATTGTACCCAGCAGCCATGTACAATCAGTCCATCGCGCTCCAGGAACGGCACAGTCTTGGCGCAAGCAGCCTAATTAG ATATCCGGATGATCCCTACGATCGTTTGTGGTGGCCATCACAAGGTACCTCAGGGTGGCTGAATCTATCTACAACAAGTGAAATTAAACGCTATTCAACCGATCCATTTGAGGTGCCAGTTAGAGTGCTCCAAACTGCCGTCACCTCGCCTACCACCTCCACCCCTCTTAACTTGTCATGGGAAGTTCCTTCTGGCTGGCCGGCGACAATACTTCCTGGGTACTACCTCAACATATATTATACCGATTTTCAGGAGCAACAGCTGCGGGCATTTGATGTATACTACAATGGCTTCCTGTGGGTGCCAGATAATGTGTCGATCACCCCGGCCTATCTCTTTTCGGACTATTCAAATGCCACAGCTCCATTCACAGATAACAGTGGTTTCTACAATGTGCGCATCATCGCTACCAACACCTCTGTGTTGCCTCCCATGCTAAATGCATACGAGATATACtacctcatccagcatgatgatACTGCAACTGATACACAAGATG TTCAAGCAATGATGAATATCAAAACTGAGTACCAAGTTAAGAAGAACTGGATGGGCGACCCATGTTTACCTGAAAAATATACATGGATTGGATTGACATGTAAAAGTGATGGAGTCACATCAAGAGTTAAAACTTT GGACATGTCCAACAGTGATTTGCAAGGTGTGATATCTGAACAATTTTCTCTTTTGAAATCACTCGAATACCT GAATTTGTCATTCAATAACTTATATGGAGCAGTGCCTGATTCTTTAACAAACTTATCGTCCCTTCGTGTCCT CGATTTATCGGGGAATCATCTTGATAGTCCATTTCCTGAAGCTTTATGCATGGCAGGCTCACTTACTTTAAG GTATGACGCCATGAATGGACATCCATGCAATGGAAAATCGCCAGAGAAGAAAAGCATACTCCTCAAAGTTGTCGTAGCAGTACTAGTGGTGATAGTGGCATTGTTGGCATGTACGTTGACAGTGTTTTGTTTCTGCAGAAAGCAAG atacAGTTCCAAATGTGCTACTGGGATGTGCTAATCTGCAATGTCCAAAAAGTCATGAAGTTGGTTGCAATAACGTACACACATCCGACAGACGTGAATTTACATATGCGGAGTTGGTTGCAATAACAAATAATTTCTCCACATGCATTGGTGAAGGAGGTTATGGGCCTGTATTCCATGGTGAATTAAAAGATGGTACTCAGGTTGCTGTGAAGCTGCATTCTCCAACATCAGCAACAGCAAAAGGGATGGAAGAGTTTTCAGCAGAG GTTGGAAGCTTAACAACTGTGCACCATAGATATCTCGTTTTGCTCGTCGGTTACTGCACTGAGAAGGACCATTTATCTCTAATTTATGAATACATGCCCAATGGAAGTCTTTATGATAACTTAAGAG GCAgaaacacatttattcagacactgGGATGGCGTGatcgagcacagattgcacttgaaGCTGCCCAAG GTTTGGACTACTTGCACACGGGATGTGTGTTACCAATAATTCATAGAGACTTGAAGTCCCACAACATTCTTCTAGGACATGACATGATTGCCAAGATCTCAGATTTTGGATTGTCCAAGTCATACATCAATCTGGCACAAAGTCACATATCTGTGACAGCTGCAGGAACTCTAGGCTACATCGATCCAGA GTATTGTGTTAGCGGCAGGCTCACCACAAgtagtgatgtcttcagctttggAGTGGTTTTACTAGAGATTGTCACTGGTGAACCTCCAATCTTACCGACCCATGTGCATATTGTGCAGCGTGTAAAGGAGAAGGTTATCATGGGCAATATTGAGACTATAGTTGATCCACGACTACACCGTCAGTATGACTTCAGTTCTATTTGGAAGGTTGTGGACATAGCACTGCTTTGCACAAGAGAGGCATCTAGTGAGAGGCCAACAATGAGTATGGTGGTCTCTCATCTAAAAGACGCTCTAGCACTGGAAGAAGCACGTGCAACTGAAAGCAACATTAGACAAGTCGGTTCTAATGCTGACCTGTCGATCAGCTGGGTGGCATCAGGAAGATGA